Proteins from a genomic interval of Oncorhynchus nerka isolate Pitt River linkage group LG13, Oner_Uvic_2.0, whole genome shotgun sequence:
- the si:ch211-108c6.2 gene encoding nucleolar protein dao-5 has protein sequence MEGHSSTHPAIPHSELERTSIGQNQDKVDGDEHASSGGVEERGPCPDLVEAGRDRGGAMEGGSPCEEAGKAGEDPALADAKSLNEGPGMEPTTPSAEKNHSTQKGVSPFKEGEVREGGAGGEEGREEGGRTAPLTQQDQYKSHSPESNTQCEEKARTPRQSTQNVREKKKKEGKTAKMDHRDERTAPHQKNQEENCCSASEGVTGEMYNPVVEKTDGTVSMGESTMEYKKEGSVKVGKDGTNTETTDDVIQEGGRNMLTVQKDQEMKMKNEPSKAVEDGDTRCIYGEVGDLRELKDPYKAELQSPLKKTKGEKSLLAVGGTLNHDPPTTGQVKPHGYENKGDIEKENKVSEVARCDIKPDLNDNHKQSELEGAGSPTTNPPTQRDKEALPMGHTEEPSSILEKLLKINKNEPSPDLSKVKKVVSVSRDQSDDHDQLQPETKLHSVAVETGAVPTPKPAVKETTPKRAAKETTPKPAAKETTPKPAAKKTTPKPAAKETTPKPSADIAKTAPDQNNPGLQCHIEEETIMLSSSVCTTERPPGAEVNTKPCHEEIHPQSLEKSDQAGKTTQDSTDIICPPAPPLETGSVTDREAGMSSLMDEADCKASEQDFATTAASPQNEGKTMKNTPPAETPSPETSQTSLPVKGRPSTRSEVITEKPASSSMSDEGVIESTESTESPFCNKEDDQTTEPLPLHNIDESPSAITVTEIPPPTPRQCTSEALHAESMEEAKTMKDPPQITHIPVVVIEAASASVGTGSALSEESQESMDNQNKDEKLQSQDFTFKTELVSEQVTESNTAVHFDEQSTQDNDQTVSESGKHQDTPKSRPVSELLKENILLQEKLKHPDMTKPLEAKPDGVSEQPQSVNVAQMLAAFDTPKKSPEKTLERKPSRTTEAELCISTVEDTIARHDQVLIQLQKDNAYLKNKVDQMENQSRRSNIRVVGLKEDTQGRDLVRFFTQWIPEVLGIINFTKPLEIERAHRTSAPKPRPDEPS, from the exons atggagggacACTCCTCCACCCATCCCGCCATCCCCCACTCTGAGCTGGAGAGG ACTAGCATTGGGCAGAATCAAGACAAGGTGGATGGGGATGAACATGCCagcagtggaggggtggaggagagggggcccTGCCCCGACCTAGTGGAAGCAGGCAGGGATAGAGGTGGTGCCATGGAGGGAGGAAGCCCCTGTGAGGAGGCCGGTAAAGCCGGGGAGGACCCAGCGTTAGCTGATGCTAAAAGTCTGAATGAAGGTCCAGGCATGGAGCCAACAACACCTTCGGCAGAGAAAAACCATAGCACTCAAAAAGGGGTGAGTCCTTTcaaggagggggaggtgagagagggaggggctggaggagaggagggaagagaggagggtggcAGGACTGCTCCACTGACTCAACAGGATCAGTACAAAAGCCATAGCccagagagtaacacacagtgtgAGGAGAAGGCCAGAACACCCAGACAATCCACCCAAAAcgtgagagagaagaagaagaaggagggtaAAACTGCCAAGATGGACCATCGAGATGAAAGAACAGCTCCACACCAGAAAAACCAGGAAGAAAATTGCTGTTCTGCTTCAGAGGGAGTTACTGGTGAGATGTATAATCCAGTTGTGGAGAAAACTGATGGCACTGTTTCAATGGGTGAGAGCACCATGGAATACAAGAAGGAAGGTTCTGTGAAAGTCGGCAAGGATGGGACTAATACTGAAACTACTGATGACGTCATTCAAGAGGGAGGAAGAAATATGTTGACTGTTCAGAAAGACCAGGAAATGAAAATGAAAAATGAACCCTCAAAGGCAGTTGAGGATGGAGACACCAGGTGCATTTATGGAGAAGTAGGCGATTTGAGAGAGCTGAAAGACCCCTACAAGGCTGAACTTCAATCACCATTAAAAAAGACAAAAGGGGAAAAGTCTCTGTTAGCCGTGGGTGGTACCTTGAATCATGACCCTCCAACAACGGGACAGGTAAAGCCACATGGATATGAAAACAAGGGTGACATTGAGAAAGAAAATAAAGTGTCAGAGGTGGCAAGGTGTGACATTAAGCCTGACCTGAATGATAATCACAAACAAAGTGAGCTGGAAGGGGCAGGATCCCCTACAACTAACCCTCCCACTCAAAGGGACAAAGAAGCCTTGCCCATGGGGCATACAGAGGAGCCCAGCTCCATTTTGGAGAAGCTTctgaaaataaacaaaaatgagcCGTCTCCAGATCTCTCCAAAGTTAAAAAGGTGGTCTCTGTGTCAAGGGACCAGTCTGATGACCATGACCAGCTGCAACCTGAGACAAAGCTTCATTCAGTGGCTGTGGAGACAGGGGCTGTGCCAACACCAAAACCTGCAGTGAAGGAAACAACACCAAAACGTGCTGCCAAGGAAACAACACCAAAACCTGCCGCCAAGGAAACAACACCAAAACCTGCTGCCAAGAAAACAACACCAAAACCTGCTGCCAAGGAAACAACACCAAAACCATCCGCTGATATTGCAAAGACAGCTCCAGATCAAAATAACCCTGGATTACAATGTCATATTGAGGAGGAAACCATAATGTTATCATCCTCTGTATGTACAACAGAGAGACCCCCTGGAGCAGAAGTTAACACTAAGCCCTGCCATGAGGAGATTCATCCACAAAGCCTAGAAAAAAGTGACCAGGCAGGGAAAACTACTCAGGACTCTACAGATATCATCTGTCCACCAGCTCCACCTCTGGAGACTGGATCTGTCACTGATAGAGAAGCGGGAATGTCATCACTGATGGATGAGGCTGACTGTAAGGCTTCAGAGCAGGACTTTGCAACAACAGCTGCCTCGCCCCAAAATGAGGGGAAGACGATGAAAAATACTCCCCCAGCTGAGACCCCATCACCAGAGACTTCACAGACAAGTCTGCCTGTTAAAGGCAGGCCCTCCACTAGGAGTGAGGTCATCACAGAAAAACCTGCATCTTCCTCAATGTCTGATGAGGGCGTCattgagtctactgagtctactgagtctccATTCTGCAATAAAGAGGATGATCAAACCACAGAGCCCCTGCCTTTGCACAACATTGATGAATCACCAAGCGCTATCACTGTCACTGAGATTCCTCCACCAACACCCAGGCAATGCACCTCAGAGGCCTTGCATGCTGAGTCTATGGAGGAGGCTAAGACCATGAAGGACCCTCCTCAAATAACACACATCCCAGTTGTAGTGATAGAGGCTGCCTCAGCCTCGGTAGGAACTGGAAGTGCTCTATCAGAAGAAAGCCAAGAGAGTATGGATAATCAGAACAAAGATGAGAAGCTTCAGTCTCAAGATTTTACTTTCAAAACAGAGCTTGTGTCAGAGCAAGTCACAGAGAGCAACACTGCAGTCCACTTTGATGAACAGTCTACCCAGGACAACGACCAAACTGTCTCAGAGAGTGGCAAACACCAGGATACTCCTAAATCAAGGCCTGTCTCTGAACTCTTAAAGGAGAACATTCTACTACAAGAAAAACTGAAGCATCCGGATATGACAAAGCCATTGGAAGCTAAACCTGATGGAGTTTCAGAGCAACCCCAGTCTGTGAATGTGGCTCAAATGTTGGCGGCTTTTGACACCCCCAAGAAATCCCCAGAGAAGACACTGGAGAGGAAACCATCT AGAACGACTGAGGCAGAGTTGTGCATTAGCACAGTTGAAGATACCATCGCTAGACATGACCAGGTCTTGATACAACTGCAAAAGGACAATGCCTACCTCAAAAACAAGGTAGATCAGATGGAGAACCAGAGTAGACGTAGTAATATCCGTGTGGTGGGATTGAAAGAGGACACTCAGGGCCGTGACCTGGTCCGTTTCTTCACTCAATGGATCCCGGAGGTCCTAGGCATAATCAACTTCACCAAGCCGCTGGAAATCGAACGTGCCCACAGAACATCAGCGCCGAAACCCCGGCCAGATGAGCCGTCCTGA